A genomic segment from Candidatus Pacearchaeota archaeon encodes:
- a CDS encoding prepilin peptidase, whose translation MDKNFFLILLAFIWIILAIIQDIKKREVENWINFSLIIFALTYRLFYSLFFDEWRFFLYGVIGLFIFLVLGNIFYYSRIFAGGDAKLLIALGTILPFSLYFKENIKIFSIFILSLLLFGGIYGFIYSFFIIYSNKKKFFFFFKKDLEKRKFIFIFSIILALILFIFSLFINEIFFSFFSFLFIIFPLIYIYSKSLEELMVKEIETKNLTEGDWLYEEISINKKIIKPNWEGLTKEEIELLKKHKKKVKIKQGIPFTPSFLFAFIFTLILWYSSRKFINFFF comes from the coding sequence ATGGATAAGAATTTTTTTTTAATATTGTTAGCATTCATTTGGATTATTTTGGCTATAATACAAGATATTAAAAAAAGAGAAGTAGAAAATTGGATTAATTTTTCTTTAATAATTTTTGCTCTTACTTATAGGTTATTTTATTCTTTATTTTTTGATGAATGGAGATTTTTTTTATATGGGGTAATTGGTTTATTTATATTTTTAGTTTTAGGAAATATTTTTTATTATTCAAGAATATTTGCTGGCGGTGATGCTAAATTGCTTATAGCACTAGGAACAATTTTACCATTTTCTTTATACTTTAAAGAAAACATAAAAATATTTTCTATTTTTATTCTGTCTTTATTACTTTTTGGAGGAATTTACGGATTTATTTATAGTTTTTTTATAATTTATAGCAATAAGAAAAAATTTTTTTTCTTTTTCAAAAAAGACTTGGAAAAAAGAAAGTTTATTTTTATTTTTTCAATTATTCTTGCTTTAATTCTCTTCATTTTTTCTTTATTTATAAATGAAATATTCTTTTCTTTTTTTTCTTTTTTATTTATAATTTTTCCTTTAATTTATATTTATTCAAAATCTCTAGAAGAACTTATGGTAAAGGAAATAGAAACAAAAAATTTAACAGAAGGAGATTGGCTTTATGAAGAAATAAGTATAAATAAAAAAATAATAAAACCGAATTGGGAAGGTTTAACAAAAGAAGAAATAGAATTATTAAAGAAACATAAAAAGAAAGTAAAAATAAAACAAGGGATACCATTTACACCCTCTTTCTTATTTGCTTTTATTTTTACATTAATATTATGGTATTCTTCTAGGAAATTTATAAATTTCTTTTTCTGA
- a CDS encoding metal-dependent hydrolase has translation MMFKTHLTITLFFILLLLGSISNNINKFIFFFFTLISSILPDIDIRYSIIGKNKMARPIQFFTKHRDFIHSFTFCLLVTIILIFIFPILALSFFVGYSIHLLIDSFTPEGIKFFWPSKIKSSWKIRTGSLIDKSLFFIFLFFDILIVIFKIIILFN, from the coding sequence ATGATGTTTAAAACTCATTTAACAATAACTCTTTTTTTTATATTATTGTTATTAGGAAGTATTTCAAATAATATTAATAAATTTATATTTTTCTTTTTTACTTTAATTTCAAGCATTTTACCAGATATTGACATAAGATATTCTATCATAGGAAAAAATAAGATGGCAAGACCAATACAATTTTTTACTAAGCATAGGGATTTTATACATAGTTTTACTTTTTGTTTGCTTGTTACTATTATTTTAATTTTTATTTTTCCAATTTTGGCATTATCTTTTTTTGTTGGTTATTCTATACATTTATTAATAGATTCTTTTACACCAGAAGGAATAAAATTCTTTTGGCCATCTAAAATAAAATCTTCATGGAAAATAAGAACAGGTTCTTTAATAGATAAATCTTTATTTTTCATATTCTTATTTTTTGATATATTAATTGTAATATTCAAAATTATTATCCTTTTTAATTAA
- a CDS encoding elongation factor 1-beta → MALTLLKIKVLPESPSVDLKLIKLEIEKNIKKNNGKLEKFEEEPIAFGLKALIVTISWPESQDTNLVEEMIKKIKNVSSVDIIDYRRAFG, encoded by the coding sequence ATGGCCTTAACATTATTAAAAATTAAAGTTTTGCCAGAAAGTCCTAGTGTAGATCTAAAATTAATAAAATTAGAGATAGAAAAAAATATAAAAAAAAATAATGGGAAATTAGAAAAATTTGAAGAAGAACCGATTGCTTTTGGTTTAAAAGCTTTAATTGTTACAATAAGTTGGCCAGAGTCACAAGATACAAATTTAGTAGAAGAAATGATAAAGAAAATAAAGAATGTTTCTTCTGTTGATATAATTGATTATAGAAGAGCTTTTGGTTAA
- a CDS encoding phage tail tip lysozyme, translated as MVQQSMEKTIYLVLIILVIVFVIILLTRPQIIDFFKNLPYNESDHLINVTKDEYAKLGICIGEDYVGNIKLDFIYIYDNNKEIKTDFYIKDNKIYKAGGKFLRELYVGYLSNQKQIKIDNYYLSYNNKLDYTEVDILRRIHNSYFSLDNKLCRPLITFICDDRYIIRESPSEIEKYYENESLKFLVENIVKEYPRIMNKESFKALLISIINEKNFNTNEEEIKNLGEELRNAFDNKNEKYEECYNSITEEEKFTCILSIYKTGKNYHNRETEETLKSIGHEYSQKIKMIYRKWQYQFCMGENEEKTREGETEKEISEVEYYINFLKNFISSLKENTVLKEETLIIYYYLKDLGYEDEQIAGIIGNLIQESNLDPFLEGDCKNNKCTSIGLAQWHNERKDALLKDCPKTKTPEGQRTNEIKLKMIFCQLDFLNKELNKEPYKSRVLKRMEKLKNVRDITILFQNEYEKCNSKLCNTNKRIEYAEAFYNIIRHKEREISGIRNVLLNLFTFFQDRNYKIDPSSYDYLASNIGEGKSRDILRIANSYIGKDTIRYGCKDKARNCKDFVCARFVSNILREAGINIEIRDSVPLLEKEILKNGGVKIYDYLINGEINTNNKEQINEILKSGYIGVFRSEVSNSGYHIVILNGYDPKTKKVLFIHDSGYKKPVNFGSESIKKLRAVYKIT; from the coding sequence ATGGTTCAGCAATCAATGGAAAAAACTATTTATTTAGTTTTAATAATTTTAGTAATTGTTTTTGTTATAATACTTTTAACAAGACCACAAATAATAGATTTTTTTAAAAATTTACCTTATAACGAAAGTGATCATTTAATAAATGTTACGAAAGATGAATATGCAAAATTAGGAATTTGTATTGGAGAGGATTATGTTGGAAATATTAAGTTAGATTTTATTTATATCTATGATAATAATAAAGAAATAAAAACAGATTTTTATATAAAAGATAATAAAATTTATAAAGCAGGTGGAAAGTTTCTTAGAGAATTATATGTAGGATATCTTTCAAATCAAAAACAAATAAAAATAGATAATTATTATTTATCTTATAACAATAAACTCGATTATACAGAAGTAGATATTTTAAGAAGAATACATAATTCTTATTTTTCTTTAGATAATAAATTATGTAGACCATTGATAACTTTTATTTGTGATGATAGATACATTATAAGAGAATCTCCTTCAGAAATAGAAAAATATTACGAAAATGAATCTTTAAAGTTTTTAGTAGAAAATATTGTTAAAGAATATCCAAGAATTATGAATAAAGAATCTTTTAAAGCACTTTTAATTTCCATAATCAATGAAAAAAATTTTAATACGAATGAAGAAGAAATAAAAAATTTAGGAGAAGAATTAAGGAATGCATTTGACAACAAAAATGAAAAATATGAAGAATGTTATAATTCAATAACAGAAGAAGAAAAATTCACTTGTATTCTTTCTATATATAAAACAGGAAAAAATTATCATAATCGAGAAACAGAAGAAACTTTAAAGAGTATAGGGCATGAATATTCACAAAAAATAAAAATGATTTATAGAAAATGGCAATACCAATTTTGTATGGGAGAGAATGAAGAAAAAACAAGAGAAGGAGAAACAGAAAAAGAAATAAGTGAAGTAGAATATTATATAAATTTTTTAAAAAATTTTATTTCTTCACTTAAAGAAAATACAGTTTTGAAAGAAGAAACTTTAATTATTTACTACTACTTAAAAGATTTGGGATATGAAGATGAACAAATAGCGGGTATAATAGGAAATTTAATCCAAGAATCAAATTTAGACCCTTTTTTAGAAGGGGATTGTAAAAATAATAAATGTACTTCTATTGGATTAGCACAATGGCACAACGAGAGAAAAGATGCATTATTAAAAGATTGTCCGAAAACAAAAACTCCAGAAGGTCAAAGAACAAATGAAATAAAATTAAAAATGATCTTTTGTCAACTTGATTTTTTGAATAAAGAGTTAAATAAAGAACCATATAAAAGTAGAGTTTTAAAGAGAATGGAAAAATTGAAGAATGTTAGAGATATAACAATTCTATTCCAAAATGAATATGAAAAATGTAATTCGAAACTTTGTAACACAAATAAAAGAATAGAATATGCAGAAGCTTTCTATAATATAATAAGACACAAAGAAAGAGAAATAAGTGGAATAAGAAATGTTTTATTAAATCTATTCACTTTTTTTCAGGATAGAAACTATAAAATTGATCCCTCTTCTTACGATTATCTTGCTTCTAATATAGGAGAAGGAAAGAGTAGAGATATTCTTAGAATAGCGAATAGTTATATTGGTAAAGATACTATAAGATATGGTTGTAAGGATAAAGCAAGGAATTGTAAAGATTTTGTTTGCGCTAGATTTGTGAGTAATATTTTAAGAGAAGCTGGAATTAATATAGAGATAAGGGATTCTGTTCCTCTATTAGAAAAAGAGATATTAAAAAATGGAGGGGTAAAAATTTATGATTATTTGATAAATGGAGAAATAAATACAAACAATAAAGAACAAATTAATGAAATATTAAAATCAGGTTATATAGGTGTTTTTAGAAGTGAGGTTTCTAATAGCGGTTATCATATTGTTATCTTGAATGGTTACGATCCAAAAACAAAAAAAGTTTTATTTATTCATGATTCTGGTTATAAAAAACCTGTAAATTTTGGTAGCGAAAGTATAAAGAAATTAAGAGCTGTTTATAAAATAACTTAA
- a CDS encoding elongation factor 1-beta, whose amino-acid sequence MKVLPENPSVDLKLIKSEIEKNIKKNNGKLEKFEEEPIAFGLKALIVTISWPESQDTNLVEEMIKKIKNVSSVDIIDYRRAFG is encoded by the coding sequence ATTAAAGTTTTGCCAGAGAATCCTAGTGTAGATCTAAAATTAATAAAATCAGAGATAGAAAAAAATATAAAAAAAAATAATGGGAAATTAGAAAAATTTGAAGAAGAACCGATTGCTTTTGGTTTAAAAGCTTTAATTGTTACAATAAGTTGGCCAGAGTCACAAGATACAAATTTAGTAGAAGAAATGATAAAGAAAATAAAGAATGTTTCTTCTGTTGATATAATTGATTATAGAAGAGCTTTTGGTTAA
- a CDS encoding HIT domain-containing protein — translation MLNKEQAQQIKKQLFSQIENLDINKEDKEKLKNYILSLDEKGLEEFLIQNNMIKNENFEKKGEEKEIRSINKEIKKDCVFCLIVDNLIPSYKIGENRLSLATLEIKPISKGHVIIIPKKHLNVDKIPISAFSLAKEIAKRIKKRLKPKEISINTSSFSNHGIINIVPFYGNETGKRYEAKKEELEELQKVLTQYKNKEKTKREDKKEDKKLEKEKKSEKEIYKFPRRIP, via the coding sequence ATGCTGAATAAGGAACAAGCACAACAAATAAAAAAACAACTTTTCTCGCAAATAGAAAATTTAGATATTAATAAAGAAGATAAAGAGAAACTAAAGAATTATATCCTAAGTTTAGATGAAAAGGGTCTTGAAGAATTTCTTATTCAAAATAATATGATAAAAAATGAAAATTTTGAAAAAAAGGGAGAGGAAAAGGAAATAAGAAGTATAAATAAAGAAATAAAAAAAGATTGTGTTTTTTGTTTAATTGTTGATAATTTAATTCCTTCTTATAAAATTGGGGAAAATAGATTAAGTTTAGCAACTTTAGAAATAAAACCAATTTCAAAAGGGCATGTTATAATAATACCAAAAAAACATTTGAATGTGGATAAAATTCCAATTTCTGCTTTTTCTCTTGCAAAAGAAATAGCAAAAAGGATAAAGAAAAGACTAAAACCAAAAGAGATATCTATAAATACCTCCTCTTTTTCTAATCATGGAATAATAAATATTGTTCCTTTTTACGGAAATGAAACTGGTAAAAGATATGAAGCAAAAAAAGAAGAATTAGAAGAATTACAGAAAGTATTAACTCAATATAAAAATAAAGAGAAAACAAAAAGAGAAGACAAAAAGGAAGACAAAAAACTAGAAAAAGAAAAAAAATCAGAAAAAGAAATTTATAAATTTCCTAGAAGAATACCATAA
- a CDS encoding nucleoside-diphosphate kinase: MAIQQCLVIIKPDGLVKSLTGNILTALSETKLIIVGAKVMKVSKELAEEHYKNLKEKKPNVFEQAVKYLMGEFHTKRVLALVYHGENAIEKIRKICGSTNPEEASPDSIRGRYGRINSKTGVYENVIHASESEKDAEKEIKLWFKPEELVEIIYPVKEIEIKNRKELIWA; the protein is encoded by the coding sequence ATGGCAATACAGCAATGTTTAGTTATAATAAAACCAGACGGATTAGTTAAAAGCTTAACAGGAAATATTCTTACTGCTTTATCTGAAACAAAATTAATTATTGTTGGAGCAAAAGTAATGAAAGTTTCTAAAGAACTAGCAGAAGAACATTATAAAAACTTAAAAGAAAAAAAACCAAATGTCTTTGAACAAGCTGTTAAGTATTTAATGGGAGAATTTCATACAAAAAGAGTTTTAGCTCTTGTTTATCATGGAGAGAATGCAATAGAGAAAATAAGAAAAATCTGTGGTTCTACTAATCCAGAAGAAGCATCTCCTGATTCTATAAGAGGAAGATATGGAAGAATAAACAGTAAAACAGGTGTTTATGAAAATGTTATTCATGCTTCTGAATCTGAAAAAGATGCAGAAAAAGAAATAAAATTATGGTTTAAACCAGAAGAACTTGTAGAAATAATTTATCCTGTTAAAGAAATAGAAATAAAAAATAGAAAAGAACTTATTTGGGCTTAA
- the nth gene encoding endonuclease III has protein sequence MMLSHNKKDISKVMNILLKRYKNKRQPTLRRTSKNLTPFQVLIACLISLRTQDKNTEKVTEKLFKIAKTPKQFLKMDIKKLEKLIYSSGYYRKKAKTIKEVSKEILRRFKGKVPETKEELLSIKGIGQKTANIVLSFAYNKDYIPIDTHCHRIPNRLGWIKTKNPEETEKEIMKILPKKYWKEFNTIIILFGKEICLPILPKCNICPVKKYCKRINVKRYR, from the coding sequence ATGATGTTAAGTCATAATAAAAAAGATATAAGTAAAGTTATGAATATTCTTCTTAAAAGATATAAAAATAAAAGACAACCAACATTGAGGAGAACATCAAAAAATTTAACACCATTTCAGGTTTTAATAGCATGCTTAATTTCTTTAAGAACACAAGATAAAAATACAGAAAAAGTTACAGAAAAGTTATTTAAAATAGCAAAAACTCCAAAACAATTTTTAAAAATGGATATAAAAAAATTAGAAAAATTAATTTATTCTTCTGGTTATTATAGAAAAAAAGCAAAAACTATAAAAGAAGTTTCTAAAGAAATTTTAAGAAGATTTAAAGGAAAAGTTCCAGAAACAAAAGAAGAATTGTTAAGTATAAAGGGAATAGGGCAAAAAACAGCAAATATAGTTTTATCATTTGCTTATAACAAGGATTATATTCCTATAGATACGCATTGTCATAGAATTCCCAATAGATTGGGATGGATAAAAACTAAAAATCCAGAAGAAACAGAAAAAGAAATAATGAAAATTTTGCCGAAAAAATATTGGAAAGAATTTAATACAATAATCATTTTATTTGGAAAAGAGATTTGTTTGCCAATTTTACCCAAGTGTAACATATGCCCTGTGAAAAAATATTGTAAAAGAATTAATGTTAAAAGATATAGATAG
- the radA gene encoding DNA repair and recombination protein RadA: protein MVKESKEEKENISSEEKEELKLTDLPGIGPAVASKLESAGIYDLMGLAVMSPSELSELAGIGEAVARKAIQAARKMMNLSFVDGLEFAKKRENISYITTGSKNLDNLFGGKGIETKAITEAYGAYGSGKTQLGLQLAVNVQLPKEKGGANGKAVWIDTEGTFRPERIKQLAKSINADENKVLKNIFVARAFNSDHQILLLDKIGEMIKEGEPIKLIVIDSLTAHFRAEFSGRGMLADRQQKLNKYLHNLMKLAEQANIAIYVTNQVMANPAMMFGDPTTAVGGNIVGHASTYRIYLRRGKGGSRVAKMIDSPNLPENETIFFLSESGISDTGKEED from the coding sequence ATGGTTAAAGAATCAAAAGAGGAAAAAGAAAATATTTCTTCTGAGGAAAAAGAGGAATTAAAACTTACAGATTTACCTGGAATTGGACCGGCAGTTGCTTCTAAATTAGAAAGTGCTGGAATATACGACTTAATGGGTTTGGCTGTAATGTCCCCATCAGAGTTATCAGAATTAGCAGGTATAGGAGAAGCTGTTGCAAGAAAAGCAATTCAAGCAGCAAGAAAAATGATGAATTTAAGTTTTGTTGATGGATTAGAATTTGCTAAAAAAAGAGAAAATATAAGTTATATAACAACCGGAAGTAAGAATTTAGATAACTTATTTGGAGGTAAAGGAATAGAAACAAAAGCAATAACAGAAGCTTATGGAGCTTATGGTTCTGGCAAAACGCAGTTAGGTTTACAATTAGCTGTTAATGTCCAACTGCCAAAAGAAAAAGGAGGTGCTAATGGAAAAGCTGTATGGATAGATACAGAAGGAACATTCAGGCCAGAAAGAATAAAACAATTAGCAAAATCAATTAATGCAGATGAAAATAAGGTTTTAAAAAATATTTTTGTTGCAAGAGCTTTTAATAGTGATCATCAAATATTACTTTTAGATAAAATAGGAGAAATGATAAAAGAAGGAGAACCAATAAAATTAATTGTTATTGATTCCTTAACAGCTCATTTTAGAGCAGAATTTTCTGGAAGAGGAATGTTAGCAGACAGACAACAAAAATTAAATAAATACTTACATAATTTAATGAAATTAGCAGAGCAAGCAAATATAGCGATTTATGTTACAAATCAGGTAATGGCAAATCCTGCTATGATGTTTGGAGACCCAACAACAGCTGTTGGTGGTAATATTGTAGGGCACGCTTCTACTTACAGAATATATTTAAGAAGAGGTAAAGGAGGAAGCAGAGTAGCAAAAATGATAGATTCTCCTAATTTGCCAGAAAATGAAACAATTTTCTTTTTATCAGAAAGCGGAATAAGCGATACAGGAAAAGAAGAAGATTGA
- a CDS encoding ATPase, T2SS/T4P/T4SS family, with amino-acid sequence MLFKKGTPLYSYEIVRETGIDVAYVNYMGSSLIPNISENKESMEKAISLLIENPKISRIVFVQQRNYVYDFNQISLLNEIARIYIHLVKQERILSPGRLVLNCQQCLGKRYDVVNNFINLLKQDPIGAYIFIKKILSEQRNNLEKTYQCKFCLMNYIRLLEKITLLLEGTNLIKEAQKYIEEYSFNNREIYKRFFRPEIIPNFTFTRLILKLPEDAEIIDEYEIGEEKDKAHVTILKKINEPKYIYHITPPEYILNEDHQMLLNLARNVLIEHQPKAEEFIDLERTRQTFFNIAKDLIQELANSKNINLSYLELNKLAKILIRHTIGFGLIEVLLQDENLQDIVLNAPISQNNIFVRHQEYDECLTNIIPSQEDADSWAAKFRMLSGRPLDEANPILDTELLLGETRARIAVIQQPLSPYGLAYSIRRHRDKPWTLTLFMKNKMINSLSAGLLSFCIDGARTLLVAGTRSAGKTSLLGSLMLEIVPKYRIIVVEDTLELPVDSLRKLGYDILRMKVRSALLQSSNEVAADEGIRTSLRLGDSCLIVGEVRSIEAKALYEAMRVGALANVVAGTIHGASPYGVFDRVVNDLQVPVTSFKATDLIVVANLIKSPSGIRSWRRITQISEVRKHWIKDPLEEKGFVDLFKYNPDKDELQATDELINGDSEIIKSIAANVKGWAGNWDAVYDNILLRAKIKEEILNMYKKTSIQDLLEAEFNFKCNTIFHEISEKIKEEIGLPESKRVLPLVKEWMKKEIKKMKK; translated from the coding sequence ATGTTATTTAAAAAAGGTACTCCGTTATATTCTTATGAAATTGTAAGAGAGACTGGAATAGATGTAGCTTATGTAAACTATATGGGTTCTTCTCTTATTCCAAATATTTCTGAAAATAAAGAGTCTATGGAAAAAGCAATAAGTTTATTAATAGAAAATCCAAAAATTTCAAGAATAGTTTTTGTTCAACAAAGAAACTATGTTTATGATTTTAATCAAATATCCTTATTAAATGAGATAGCAAGAATCTATATACATTTAGTAAAACAAGAAAGGATTTTATCTCCAGGAAGATTAGTTCTTAATTGTCAGCAATGTTTAGGAAAAAGATATGATGTAGTTAATAATTTTATTAATTTATTAAAACAAGATCCAATAGGAGCTTATATTTTTATTAAAAAAATCCTGTCAGAACAAAGAAATAATTTAGAAAAAACATATCAATGTAAATTTTGTTTGATGAATTATATAAGATTATTAGAAAAAATAACTCTTCTTTTAGAAGGAACAAATTTAATAAAAGAGGCACAAAAATATATAGAAGAATATTCTTTTAATAATAGGGAGATATATAAAAGATTCTTTAGACCAGAAATAATACCAAATTTTACATTTACAAGACTAATCTTAAAACTTCCAGAAGATGCAGAAATAATAGATGAATATGAAATAGGAGAAGAAAAAGATAAAGCTCATGTTACAATATTAAAAAAAATAAACGAACCAAAATACATTTATCATATAACACCTCCAGAATATATTCTTAATGAAGATCATCAAATGCTTTTAAATTTAGCTAGAAACGTTTTAATTGAGCATCAACCAAAAGCAGAAGAATTTATTGATTTAGAAAGAACAAGACAAACTTTTTTTAATATTGCTAAAGATTTAATTCAGGAATTAGCTAATTCTAAAAATATAAATTTAAGTTATCTGGAATTAAATAAATTAGCGAAGATATTAATAAGACATACTATAGGTTTTGGTTTAATAGAAGTTCTTTTACAAGATGAAAATTTGCAAGATATTGTTTTAAATGCTCCTATATCTCAAAATAATATTTTTGTTAGGCATCAAGAATATGACGAATGTTTAACAAATATAATTCCTAGCCAAGAAGATGCAGATAGCTGGGCAGCAAAATTTAGAATGCTATCTGGCAGACCATTAGATGAAGCAAATCCTATATTAGATACAGAATTACTTTTAGGAGAAACTAGAGCTAGAATAGCTGTTATACAACAACCTTTATCACCATATGGATTAGCATATTCTATAAGAAGGCATAGAGACAAACCATGGACTTTAACATTATTTATGAAAAACAAAATGATAAATTCTTTATCAGCCGGATTATTAAGTTTTTGTATTGATGGGGCAAGAACTTTACTTGTAGCAGGAACTAGAAGCGCAGGAAAAACTTCTTTGTTAGGTAGTTTAATGCTTGAAATAGTACCTAAATACAGAATTATTGTTGTTGAAGATACTTTAGAATTACCTGTAGATTCATTAAGAAAATTAGGGTACGATATTTTAAGAATGAAAGTTAGATCAGCTTTATTACAATCTAGTAATGAGGTTGCAGCAGATGAAGGAATAAGAACTAGTTTAAGATTAGGAGATTCTTGTTTAATAGTTGGAGAGGTAAGAAGCATAGAAGCAAAAGCATTATATGAAGCTATGAGAGTTGGTGCTTTAGCAAATGTAGTTGCAGGAACAATTCATGGAGCTTCTCCTTATGGAGTTTTTGATAGAGTAGTTAATGATCTACAAGTTCCTGTAACAAGTTTTAAAGCAACGGATTTAATAGTTGTGGCTAATTTAATTAAATCTCCTTCTGGAATAAGGTCTTGGAGAAGAATAACACAAATAAGTGAGGTTAGAAAACATTGGATTAAAGATCCGTTAGAAGAAAAAGGTTTTGTAGATTTATTTAAATATAACCCAGATAAAGACGAATTACAAGCTACAGACGAATTAATAAATGGTGATTCAGAAATAATAAAAAGTATAGCGGCTAATGTTAAGGGATGGGCAGGAAATTGGGATGCGGTTTATGATAATATTTTATTAAGGGCAAAAATAAAAGAAGAAATATTAAATATGTATAAAAAAACTTCTATACAAGATTTATTAGAAGCAGAATTTAATTTTAAATGTAATACAATTTTTCATGAAATTTCAGAAAAAATAAAAGAAGAAATAGGATTACCAGAATCAAAAAGAGTCTTACCTTTAGTTAAAGAATGGATGAAAAAAGAAATTAAAAAAATGAAAAAATAA
- a CDS encoding phage tail tip lysozyme, which yields MGENEEKTREGEKYSLQNDIKNFLEHPVETTRVNINYENKVDLIYEYFKNIKNITLTDEQIAGIIGNLIQESNLDPFLEGDCKNNKCTSIGLAQWHNERKDALLKDCPKTKTPEGQRTNEIEKEVLLCQLNFLVKELLGTEKEAYYHLKYQNNVRDATISFQDKFERCHPDYCSTEKRISYAKAVYDRILRNKKNDIT from the coding sequence ATGGGAGAGAATGAAGAAAAAACAAGAGAAGGAGAAAAATATAGTTTACAAAACGATATAAAAAACTTTTTAGAGCATCCTGTGGAAACAACGCGTGTAAATATTAACTATGAAAATAAAGTAGATCTCATTTATGAATATTTTAAGAATATAAAGAATATAACCTTAACAGATGAACAAATAGCGGGTATAATAGGAAATTTAATCCAAGAATCAAATTTAGACCCTTTTTTAGAAGGGGATTGTAAAAATAATAAATGTACTTCTATTGGATTAGCACAATGGCACAACGAGAGAAAAGATGCATTATTAAAAGATTGTCCGAAAACAAAAACTCCAGAAGGTCAAAGAACAAATGAAATAGAGAAGGAAGTATTATTATGTCAATTAAACTTTTTAGTAAAAGAACTTCTAGGAACTGAAAAAGAAGCTTATTATCATTTAAAATACCAAAATAATGTTAGAGATGCTACAATTTCCTTTCAAGATAAATTTGAAAGGTGCCATCCTGATTATTGCTCTACTGAAAAAAGAATATCTTATGCAAAAGCTGTCTATGATAGAATTTTAAGAAATAAAAAAAATGATATAACTTAA